CTTTTATACCAGATTTTCTATCTATACTAGCAGAGCCACATAATGGCTGGTGGCTGTGTCCTTTCGGTTAGTGCAGCTGGCTGAAAGGAGACAAAGAGAAGGGAGACATGAACATTTATATGATGTCCACTAATGAACTAATCTTGTCTGACCATTGACTCtgccttcatcatcatcatctctctGAAATTCTCACAAACCATTTTCAGTGTCAGTTTGTTTTACAAACTCACGGTTGGTTTTGGCCTGCTTTGATACACTGATTAACCCataaaacatcagaaaataCAAACTGTAATGTTGGCTGTTTGTTGATTTTCTGGTAAGTCAAAGCAGTCAGATTAGGCACCGGATTATGCACAGATTTCCTGTTAGTGTTGTTTGGATTTGTGAGGGTACTGCATTTTTAACCTATATTTTAGTGTTCAGTGAGGTGTTTTGATAAATAATTCAGTTAGAAATGCCTCGTGAAGGCTGTTTGATTTAGAATTGTGTGTTTCGCAGATGAGCCCGAGACTCGCGATGCCTGGTGGGAGGAGATTCGCCAGGAGATCAAATCTCATGCCAGAGCTCTCGGTTGCCATGCGGTTGTAGGGTACAGTGAGAGCACAAGCATCTGGTATGTACTgcgtaaacacacagaaaagtgATGCACTTTAATCCCGAGTTTGGTACAAAACACTTGGATCCTTGTGATTTCTCTCTTTGTGTCCTGCTCTCATTgcgcctttttgtttttctcttttcatttctcCCATTGGCTCAAAACAGCGAGGAGGTGTGTATTCTGTCCGCATCTGGCACAGCAGCCATCTTGAATCCTCGGTACATGCGTGAAGGCTGCCTGGACATCGGCTGCACCGACCACaggttggtttctttttttcttattgttcaGCTCAAAGTCTCGGACAGTCTGAATGTCAGTCATCACGTGTTTATGACAATGCacctttttggtttttgttgttctCCAGGTTTGAGGAGCCATCGCCACCGAACTGTGGCTTCTGTCACATCCCGTACGATGAGCTCAACATGCCCTTCCCTGCACAGCTCACCTATTGTTACCACTGTAGACGACAAAAGGTATCAAATACAGttaatttctttttaggttAAATAAAAGGTTTCTGCTCTTTAAAAATATCAATAACTACTGCCTTTTTTTGTAAGGTTCCTGATGTGCTCTTCACAACAATTGACCTGCCATCAGAAGCAGCTGTTGCAGGAAAGGGCTGCCTTATCCAGGCCAGGTATAACACCTCACAAACCCACAAACCCTTCTTGATATTAGCAGAAAAGGAGttaaaaggctttaaaaaaatattacttagggaaaaaaacacacaaatcaaaTCTATAAAAGTAAAGAATATTACAAGCATTTCACTCTATAATCTAGCTATAAATTATAACTTTTACAGTAGATATTTCAGATAACATAATTTATAAGACCCAATATTCTTCAGTGGTATCATGTGGACTAAACAATACACCTCAGACGATGCATTTTGACATCAAAGGAAGTTATCAAAGTGAGCAATTTTGACCAATCAAGGTCAATTTTAGACCTCAATTGGGTTCAGTCAAGCAGGTTTTCTATGAGTGAATCAATGCACCTTCAATGCCAGTGCCTCTTATCTGTCAGGCTGTGCCGTCTAAAGAAGAAAGCCCAGGGAGAAGCGAATGCAACGGCCATCTCTAACCTGCTGCCTTTCATGGAATATGAGCTACACACTCAGCTGATGAATAAGCTGAAACTGCGGAGCATGAACGCGCTGTTTGGCCTGCACATACAGATCAGTGTTGGCGAGAACATGCTCCTGGGTCTGGCTGTAGGTTAACCTTTCATGCTAACAAGTGATTATGTCGCTTTTATGTGTGGTGGATCTTAATCGAagaaaacgtgtgtgtgttcagtctgCTACAGGTGTGTACCTGACAGCTCTGCCTGCTCCAGGGGGTATCCAGATAGCAGGGAAGACTCCAGGAGACTTGAGCAGCGAGCATATATCATCCATTCAGAAAAGGATTAATGACACCATAGCTGTGAACAAAGAGCTCTATCAAATAAATCCTCCGGTGAGACAGTCAACACTTGCTGATACAGTGAACTTATGGAAGCTGATCTTTGTGATAAAGCCTGAAAAGTCTCACCTTTCAGGGCAGGTTTGTGGTAATGTAGGTTTGTTTCCAACTGCAGTAGCTGTGGTGTCATGTATGAAGCCTTTTAGCACAACAGAactaaaaaagttaaaatttaTGATGTTCAGACATGGTAAAAACTTACCCTGATGAATGCGCTATAACATCACTGTTTGTGGTCATTTTATACTGCAACAAGTGGGAacagttttcacatttttttctactttgaaagaaaaaatatctaCGGTCTATGACCAAGAATATTAAAGACTAGTGCATTGTCATCAGGCTTTTACATTGTATGGACAATACTAGTGTTTTCCATTATTTTGGTGATATTTTACagtgttaaaaaacattttatgagACATACTATACAGTCCAGACTATAGTTATGTGGACAgttacctttttattttgttctccaAGCTTTGTTGATTGGATACAACATTAAAGGGTCAAGATTTACAAAGATTCAAAGTGCCCGGCCAACTGGAAACTGTTTCCTGGGTGGCTGTGTGTCATGGCTCAGAGCTGACTATCAACACTTAATCTTCAGTTACAAGTAGAAGTTATGTGTCATTAAATGAGAAGAGAGGAATTGAACATGAAAGAGAAAGAACTCCATGTTGGTATTTGTTTTCCAGAAAATCTGAAAATCAtggtgaaggaaaaaaaaaaaaacttgctgaaAAGCAAGCCAGAAATGCTTCACAAGTACATAACTTGTTCTCACCTTTTAAAGGAAGAATTCGTGACCAGATTAATTCATGATTAAAGGATCAGAAGAACAAAGGGGCCAAgtcatatgtgtatatatatctagatcaggggtgggcaatccacgagggccggtgtccctgcaggttttagatctcaccttgggtcaacacacctgaatcacatgattagttcattaccaggcctctggagaacttcaggacatgttgagaagctaatttagccatttaaatcagctgtgttggttcaaggacacatctaaaacctgcagggacaccggccctcgtggactgagattgcccacccctgatctagatagctagatagatagatctttTGACTTAAAGCCCCCTCTCTGTTATTGTTTCAGCCCATATGGCTGTGTTTGCTAATGTCATATTGCTAGTTGTTAATTAATTCACTGCTGAAAAAAAGCATAGGGACGAGTGTGCAGGTGTGCACTGTAGGTGAATTCTCTAGATGCATTAAAAATGGTCATCAGGCACATAGCCGAAGCAACCAAAGAGCCTtccagggtgaagaagtgagcTGTCTTTCAATCGCTGTGTTAATCACTTGAGCCAAATCTGTTTGAGACCTATTCAACTTGCTGAAGGTCAGATTAAAGAAAGAGTCCCTAAACGTTGTCTGCCGTGCATAGGAAGCAGTCCTTTCCATACTGATGCACACCTTCTCAAGTGAAATCTAAGACTTGACACTTTAATGTAGTACATGTCATCTTATTTAAATCCTCTGTGCTGAAGCTGAACAACTTCTAACTGTCCATATATGCCTGGGCTGTATATTCTGTTCTTTGTGAATCGTGATAAACTTACCCCTCTTGTCTCTCTCTGATCATTAAAGAAATTATTTGCCCTGGACCCTGAGGTGTTCTGCGGCATAAACATGGTACTGAGCATGCCAACCTTTAGCTGTGAGACGCAGCAAAGCATGACAAGTGTTTCACACTATTAATCTCACACTATTAATTGCAGCTCTTAACTGGggactttttttgtgtgtggggaTAATACATAACCCACACCAGAGTCACCTCTTCAGATGACTCACTGCAAAGTCATTTTATAAGTTGTTAACGTACTTTGATTATGTCCATCTCCCCTGACCAATCACACTCTCCCCtgcatatatatttgtgtgtgtgcgagtgtgcgtTTTCCCAAATTAACACCAACCATGAGTGTGTGTCAGTAAAGTTGACTGGGTGAGTGAGAGCATGTGGATTGTTACTAACACAGTCATTCTACTAGTTACAGTACAGATGTACAGATGTTAGATACAGATGTGATCTTCTGCGGTGTTCTGGTTTTCTCTCTGACGTCCCGTCTGCTCGGACGCTGCGTCTGTTTTGCTTGCAGGAGCTTGCAGAGGAAGGGGTGGGCTCTCCAATCCCTGAGCCAAGGCATCGATCCAGACTTTTTCGCTCCCACTCGGAAAGCTCAGACGAGCTATCAGAACTGGATCTGTCCCACGGCAAAAAGGATGCCTTCGTCCTGGAGGTGTGTATCTGTACAAATCAAATCAGTACACGCCAGTTGTAAATGCCAGTTTAAATGGTGACAATGTTTGATCACTCCTATAGATTGATGACACCGATGCCGTGGAGGATATCCACTCCCTCCTGATCGATGCACCTCCCCCCACAGGTACATGCTGCACACTCACTCTGGTTCAGTTACAATGGATCGTTATGCACTGCACACAAGTTAATAATTCAGTCCAAGCTCTAGCAGGTGCCATTGTTTCTGTGCTTCATTGCATCTGCTTCAATGTCTTCAGGTTTCTACAGCTGCAACACTGAAAATATGCCTGGGATTTCTAACTGGACTTCAGGAGTACAGGTACGTACCGAACGTAGTTGTAGCAATACTAACCATTATTGCAGAATAATTAttttagaaataaatacaattaagtATTAATTCAGATCTGTGTAAATCTGTGTCATCCTTTATGTTGACAGATGTTTACATCAGTGAGGGTTTTGAGGTTGAGCAATGCCAATCTTACTAACCAAGGCTTAAACAAGATCTTTACTGACCTCTGTGAGAACCTGCTGAAGGTAAGAAACCATCATGGAGCAGGTTTCACACTGGcactgttttttggggggttttttcttAGTTGAACTTGCTATGGTtgtctgtgtttagttttgggTTTTACAAGTCTACAATTCATCATGTTTGTTTCAGAGTTTTTACTTCAAGCTGCGCTCTATGATCCCCTGCTGTCTTTGTCATCTCAACTTCACCGTAGCAGTGCCAGAAGAAGAGCTCATACAGGTGAGACAATTCAGGCTATCACTCATTTGTCAAGCTGCCAGAGCAGTGAATGTAATTGAGAGAAAATTTTTTATCTACTGCTGTTCCTCTGCTCGTCTCCCTGCGCAGGTCACAGTGACAGCCGTTGCCATGACCTATGACAAGGAACAGACTCAGGAGAAGACAGCTGAGAAGCCCATCAACAAAGGTCAGTCTCTCTGTTAATTTTACTTCAGTTAAAGCTCTGCTCAGATGAAGGAAAGCTTTCACGTCCAGTTTAATACACTCAGTACTCATCagtcaaggaaaaaaaaattcaagctGTATCTATGAAGTGAGCCACTACTTGACTCCAAATAATGCAATAACTCAGCTTAGGTAAGTTGATATCAATATTGAGCAAAGCTGAGAATTATTGCATGATTATTAGTGAAGTAGGAAAACAAATATTCTTTTAGGATCTAAGCcaggatgtcaaactcattttacacgaTAGGCCACATACAACCCACTTTGGCTGATTCTGGCCCCTGAggtcttatgtttgacacccctgctctaaataGTGTATTGCTTTTTAGAAACATCCCTGCTAGTGCTGTGTGTAAAGTTGAGTGTGGTTTTTGTGTGTATCTTTTTAGGGAGCCTTGAGGCTGAAGAGCAGCTGCAGTTTCCCCTGGAATTGTGTGCAGACTCGTCCTCTTCCAACATTCAGACAGCATCCAAAATCTCAGGTATcattaactgtatttttacCTCCCTTACCTCCGTTACCCTGCTTCACTAAACAGGTATCACCCATCTCGTCCACTAACACATCAGATACAGTCTCTTTATTCACCCCAGCTGCAAAGCTCTGCCAAAACCAGCTGCTTATAGTCCGATCAGCAGGTAAATGAACTGTAGTAGACAAGTGAGAGTTTGTTTTGCCGTGAACTTAGATAACAGTCTGTGACGCTGTCTAGAAGAGACTTTGTGTTGGTGACCCCCATTTGCATTAGGCTAACACAGCCATGGGATAATGGGGTGGGGGTGATGGTTAAAGCTAGGCAGCGCCTGCTGTGTTCGCCTTGTGGCAGTAATCGGTTGTTACTGAACTTTTCTCACCTTCCGACAAGGACAAAGTTAGActgtgatggtgtgtgtgtgtgtgtgtgtgtgtgtgtgtgtgtgtgtgtgtgtgtgtgtgtgtgtgtgtgtgtgtgtgtgtgtgtgtgtgtgtgtgtgtgtgtgtgtgtgacaggtgtCGGAGAAAGTACCAACATGTCACCCAGAGGTAAGCTACCttcttgtcttttattttcccaGCCCCTTCTCCCGCTACCGAAACTACTACACTGCCCTGTTTTGACTTTTCATCCTTTAGTCTCGGACAGAGTTATCCTGCACAGCTCCCAACCCTCATccagttttgttcttttctgttcgtttgttttgtgttctgttttgtcttttcgttttcttttcttgttgttgttgttgctgttgcgtTTGTgaatgcacgtgtgtgtgtgtgtgcgcgtgtgtgtgtgcgtgcgtgcgtgcgtgtgtgttctctccagctgcctccGTTGATTACGGTTCCTTTGCAGACAGATGCAGCACCTGGCTAGAGCTGCTTAGGCTGAAAGCTCACACCATAAGACGAGGATCAGTTAAGACAAGTAGGAGGACACAGTCTCTAGCACACTCTGGTGATCATACCCACAAATACAGAACACGGTTCACAAGCGGTCACACATACGCGCACACACCCCTCCATGCATGCCACTGGGGGGCGGAGCATTGTAAATCAAGCaccagctttgtttttgtttttttggctagAGTGTGAAAGTTGACGCCCCGCCCCTCAGAGGGATCCACAATTTGCAGCTTGCCAAAAACAGtgtgtcacattagaaaggtttttgcattttgtgtgcagcatttttctCAAATAGCTTGTTGGTTGCAGCAATTTCATGAGAACCTCCGGAGGGTTCCTTTTATTCCCCTCCCCTGCTTTTGCATCACTGATTCTTCTTATGCTTGGAAGATAGGAGGAGACACTGTATGAATGCTAAAGGATTTCATGTCTGATTTGTTTGGGAACACACTGATAATCACGGTGGGGCGGGGGTCAAAGCTTTTCTGCAAGAGCTCGTGTGACTTTTCAGATCTGTGCATGTTAAGTAAACTACAGTCTAATATGTGGCTCTGAAGGTTCCTGGTTTGATGGATGTAAGCCACATCAGGTAAATTTGCAATAAGATATTGGAGCATCTTTCACACTCTGGCTTGTGTACATGTGCCCAGCCTCAGCCTCACAgctgtttctgtctgtctccaTGTCTGAAGCCTTCCTCACAAATGCCAACATATAGAATAAAATCTCTCATGTACTTTGCTGTAAGCACTCTATTCACACTTGTAAACAGCTGTGCCCaggtctgtctctctgtctgcagaCATGTGTAATTGTTTGTTTGCATCAACTGCATGATATGCATGGCAGCGCACACGCGCCAAGTGATTGTCTATTGCATTCTCAATGCTGCATGTAAatctaacaaacacacacacatgcctaaGCACATGTAAGTGCACATTTTACTCTTGCTGTGCAAACCCTAACAGCTGAGTTTCTGCATTTTCATTCCACTATGACATTTCTTTCTGCTTCAAGGCTCATGTCTGCTTTTAATCTTTCCActagttttgagttttttctggTATCTCCATTCCCGTTttatctcttctttttctttatatcccctctcctctcttcttatttttctcttcaCGTCTCCCACTTGCTTCTGCCTACACTCTCTCTGAACCTGCAGTCTCATCTTTGGAGCGCTGCAGTCCGCTTCAAGAGGGACGTTCCCGCTCGCTGCGCTCCAGTCGCTCGTTTGGAGGCAGCTCGGTAACGGTGGTGAAGATGACGCCGCTCTCCTTCCTTCCCGGGACACGCATCATTAAATACCTTGGCATTATCAACATGTTTTTTATCAGAGAGACGACATCATTACGGGAGGTACGAGCGACGTCAGTAAAATATCCAAAGTCCCGCGGTCATTTTGCGCAGTTTTAAAcgtaaagtgtgtttttgttctgtgcAGGAAGGCGGTGTCAGCGGCTTCCTTCACTCATTCATCGCAGAGGTGTTTGCGATGGTTCGAGCCCATGTAGCGGCCCTCGGCGGCAATGCAGTTGTGTCTTACAGCATGAAAGAATGTGTGTTCATGGAAAATCCGAATAAAAATCAGGTGATATAAACTGCACATTACTAACAGGCGGTTTATCTCAATACTGGCTGTTCAATTGATTAAATTTTGTGTACTTGTTCTTCTCTTAGGCTCAGTGTCTCATAAATGTAAGCGGTGATGCGGTTATCTGCATCAGCGAAACAGACCAGGAGTCCTCAGCATCTACGGCAAATACTGGACAGACCGGTGGCAGTGAAACTGATGGGGCTACATGACAATGACACTGGTCCCCAATTCTGGCTCCAAGAAACACACACTAAGTCAACACACTTTAAGTCTAGCCGTCCAAATCTGACTGACTTATGTTTGCCTTAAAACTCTATAAAAGATCCAAAGGCTTGGACACAGCGAATAAAGAACCATTGCTCAAGCATGCAAAGCAATCTATATTAATATAGGAGTGTgggatgtttcttttttgtttaaagagAACATATTTTGCAGGACATATTATGGAATTtcaaagtatttaaaaacatttaatttaaaaccaGTCACCGACTCCTTACACCTAACCTTCATATTAAAGCCATCCATGCTGGGGTCACTCGCAGCCACGGTATATTGGTCATCCAGTCGGGTATGAGTAAGGCAGCTATGACTGATTTGTCCATCCACGGATCACAGATGTCGCTCAATGACTGAAGTAAAAGGGATACAAGCTAATGATTTTAAAACACAGTCAAATTCTTACTCAGTTATTTTCATCCCATGTGTTGAGCACCAAGTGAACAGATTATGCATCAGGCAAGGCAAGTGTTTAAATTTCAACTGAGTGGTGCTCTTTCTTAAACTATAGAAAAAATAGCCTGAAGTGGAAAATTTTGAAGCTAATTCCAAAGAATCCAGGTGGACATGTGATCCGTTCACTGTTGTccaattttaatgttttatgtctAAACTGGGCTCATGTTGAATTTTTGAGAATCTTGCTAATTAGTTTTAAAGTGTTTCTCAGAGGAAGTCCAAAATTGTTCTGCAAGTGTGGAACGATGGTGTCACAGCTGTATTTCTGGGAGGAAACTCATGTTACATGCATATAGATAACACAAGCCAAAATTACAGGTGTTATATGCACATATTTTTGTAGAGCAATAACTCCCTTTAGAATAGCCATTACCATATATTCAGTATAAagctatttaaaactattaGATTATATTGCTTTATCTTAAATTCAAGTGGCATAGCAGGTATGCTTTTTATTCACATGCAACTGGAGTGAGCAGGGAAATGGTGACAGGTGTGATGTCAGATGAatacaaacaaaactggtgaGTTGATATAAAGCGGGTCTTTGGGATGTCGTAGCAGGGATCTGTAATAGAATATAAAAAATGAGGTTGTTTTGAAGTATTTAAACCTTGATCTCTGGGTATCGAAGCAACTGACGTCCTCTTGATgcatttatctgtgtgtgtcaaATTTCACATACCTTCGCCAAGCTTAATCGCTGTTTCGTGGGCACTCGTGTTTATGTTTAGAGTCTTGCTGCTGGTCTTCTGTCTattgtggggggtggggggggggagcagCTACAAGTGTCTGTGCCACCTGAAAACAGACTGTAAATGttctccaaaaaaaaagagaaaaaaatcagatttctaGTATTTTTGTAAGTTAAAGAGTCCTACTACTTAATTCAGCTGTGCAAtgagtttcatgatgtttttgtgtCACTGTGTCAGAGGATTAGTGGTactctgttttgtgtgtgatcagctgtttgtgattAGTTTCATATGTTTGTGTCTAAAACTTGAATGTAAATACTTGGAAGCTTTGGCTCTTTGACTAGCAGCATGCagacccatttttttttttattgccatgACCCTGTATGCTTGCCTGATAGGTCTTGCACAATAAACCTGAGTCAAAGTGACAGCTAttggtttcttgtttttattgttatttgtttaatttgatGAGCTATAAAAATAGAACGGGATCTGTAGTTGTCTTTTTAAAGATTATTTCTgccaatacaaaaacaaaaaaacccctcccCAaaccataatttaaaaaaaaaaaaatttcattagaatttcaataaataatgtatttatttattttttgtagccgTAGAAACAACCTTCTGAAGTCGTGACCCtgcgttttattttattttaaacattttcaaagtttattcttctgtttgtatcgttttgtttattttgcattCAGCTTCATAGAATAAACGTGAGGTATCCCTCGAAATAagtgatgaaaaataaatgtatacgACATTGATTTGTtcttgtaaaatgtattttattaattatgATCTGATCGTCAGAAACAAGCTAATCCTTAAATCGGGTTATATATCTAAATTCCCGTGTACCTTTAACGCACCACACCGTTCAAGCCACCTGCAGCGGCACCTAGCGACCATTCGGGTGAATTTAGCGTAAGCAGCTCGTTTCTACGTGTCCCCCAGCTACGTGAAATCCCGCT
This Astatotilapia calliptera chromosome 7, fAstCal1.2, whole genome shotgun sequence DNA region includes the following protein-coding sequences:
- the c2cd5 gene encoding C2 domain-containing protein 5 isoform X9, with product MPGKLKAKIVAGRHLPVMDRASDLTDAFVEVKFGNTTFKTDVCPKSLNPQWNSEWFKFEVDDEDLQDEPLQITVLDHDTYSANDAIGKVYIDIDPLLYSEAASVISGWFPIYDTIHGIRGEINVIVKVELFNDLNRFRQSSCGVKFFCTTCIPQCYRATLVHGFVEELVVNEDPEYQWIDRIRTPRASNEARQRLISLMSGELQRKIGLKVLEMGGNAVVGYLQCFDLEGESGLVVRAIGTACTLDKLSSGSAPNTNTHMHPNTAPASNACNSPSKDGKEPVFVEDLPSSSGPPTPFRALPTSSSPPPFSPSKPCSRQSSSSDTDLSLTPKTEEPHSVRCRPGIFLCPSSPILSTDTLSLPGSGSVGCGRGSNPRATTSAPLSSIQSDSALLRKSVSFTEDLLLAASGMGSGGSAGKEAGPLRTLLRQQTQTALEQREFPFFTLTSFPPGFLLHVGGVVSARSVKLLDRIHNPALGNTRSYKLLDWNSVTADEPETRDAWWEEIRQEIKSHARALGCHAVVGYSESTSICEEVCILSASGTAAILNPRYMREGCLDIGCTDHRFEEPSPPNCGFCHIPYDELNMPFPAQLTYCYHCRRQKVPDVLFTTIDLPSEAAVAGKGCLIQARLCRLKKKAQGEANATAISNLLPFMEYELHTQLMNKLKLRSMNALFGLHIQISVGENMLLGLASATGVYLTALPAPGGIQIAGKTPGDLSSEHISSIQKRINDTIAVNKELYQINPPKLFALDPEVFCGINMELAEEGVGSPIPEPRHRSRLFRSHSESSDELSELDLSHGKKDAFVLEIDDTDAVEDIHSLLIDAPPPTGFYSCNTENMPGISNWTSGVQMFTSVRVLRLSNANLTNQGLNKIFTDLCENLLKSFYFKLRSMIPCCLCHLNFTVAVPEEELIQVTVTAVAMTYDKEQTQEKTAEKPINKGSLEAEEQLQFPLELCADSSSSNIQTASKISVSSLERCSPLQEGRSRSLRSSRSFGGSSVTVVKMTPLSFLPGTRIIKYLGIINMFFIRETTSLREEGGVSGFLHSFIAEVFAMVRAHVAALGGNAVVSYSMKECVFMENPNKNQAQCLINVSGDAVICISETDQESSASTANTGQTGGSETDGAT
- the c2cd5 gene encoding C2 domain-containing protein 5 isoform X3 — encoded protein: MPGKLKAKIVAGRHLPVMDRASDLTDAFVEVKFGNTTFKTDVCPKSLNPQWNSEWFKFEVDDEDLQDEPLQITVLDHDTYSANDAIGKVYIDIDPLLYSEAASVISGWFPIYDTIHGIRGEINVIVKVELFNDLNRFRQSSCGVKFFCTTCIPQCYRATLVHGFVEELVVNEDPEYQWIDRIRTPRASNEARQRLISLMSGELQRKIGLKVLEMGGNAVVGYLQCFDLEGESGLVVRAIGTACTLDKLSSGSAPNTNTHMHPNTAPASNACNSPSKDGKEPVFVEDLPSSSGPPTPFRALPTSSSPPPFSPSKPCSRQSSSSDTDLSLTPKTEEPHSVRCRPGIFLCPSSPILSTDTLSLPGSGSVGCGRGSNPRATTSAPLSSIQSDSALLRKSVSFTEDLLLAASGMGSGGSAGKEAGPLRTLLRQQTQTALEQREFPFFTLTSFPPGFLLHVGGVVSARSVKLLDRIHNPALGNTRSYKLLDWNSVTADEPETRDAWWEEIRQEIKSHARALGCHAVVGYSESTSICEEVCILSASGTAAILNPRYMREGCLDIGCTDHRFEEPSPPNCGFCHIPYDELNMPFPAQLTYCYHCRRQKVPDVLFTTIDLPSEAAVAGKGCLIQARLCRLKKKAQGEANATAISNLLPFMEYELHTQLMNKLKLRSMNALFGLHIQISVGENMLLGLASATGVYLTALPAPGGIQIAGKTPGDLSSEHISSIQKRINDTIAVNKELYQINPPKLFALDPEVFCGINMELAEEGVGSPIPEPRHRSRLFRSHSESSDELSELDLSHGKKDAFVLEIDDTDAVEDIHSLLIDAPPPTGFYSCNTENMPGISNWTSGVQMFTSVRVLRLSNANLTNQGLNKIFTDLCENLLKSFYFKLRSMIPCCLCHLNFTVAVPEEELIQVTVTAVAMTYDKEQTQEKTAEKPINKGSLEAEEQLQFPLELCADSSSSNIQTASKISGVGESTNMSPRAASVDYGSFADRCSTWLELLRLKAHTIRRGSVKTISSLERCSPLQEGRSRSLRSSRSFGGSSVTVVKMTPLSFLPGTRIIKYLGIINMFFIRETTSLREEGGVSGFLHSFIAEVFAMVRAHVAALGGNAVVSYSMKECVFMENPNKNQAQCLINVSGDAVICISETDQESSASTANTGQTGGSETDGAT
- the c2cd5 gene encoding C2 domain-containing protein 5 isoform X11, yielding MPGKLKAKIVAGRHLPVMDRASDLTDAFVEVKFGNTTFKTDVCPKSLNPQWNSEWFKFEVDDEDLQDEPLQITVLDHDTYSANDAIGKVYIDIDPLLYSEAASVISGWFPIYDTIHGIRGEINVIVKVELFNDLNRFRQSSCGVKFFCTTCIPQCYRATLVHGFVEELVVNEDPEYQWIDRIRTPRASNEARQRLISLMSGELQRKIGLKVLEMGGNAVVGYLQCFDLEGESGLVVRAIGTACTLDKLSSGSAPNTNTHMHPNTAPASNACNSPSKDGKESPLAHGCRSTHNSPVHSVCSSQRLSQNFSVSVPTLIFTGMGSGGSAGKEAGPLRTLLRQQTQTALEQREFPFFTLTSFPPGFLLHVGGVVSARSVKLLDRIHNPALGNTRSYKLLDWNSVTADEPETRDAWWEEIRQEIKSHARALGCHAVVGYSESTSICEEVCILSASGTAAILNPRYMREGCLDIGCTDHRFEEPSPPNCGFCHIPYDELNMPFPAQLTYCYHCRRQKVPDVLFTTIDLPSEAAVAGKGCLIQARLCRLKKKAQGEANATAISNLLPFMEYELHTQLMNKLKLRSMNALFGLHIQISVGENMLLGLASATGVYLTALPAPGGIQIAGKTPGDLSSEHISSIQKRINDTIAVNKELYQINPPKLFALDPEVFCGINMELAEEGVGSPIPEPRHRSRLFRSHSESSDELSELDLSHGKKDAFVLEIDDTDAVEDIHSLLIDAPPPTGFYSCNTENMPGISNWTSGVQMFTSVRVLRLSNANLTNQGLNKIFTDLCENLLKSFYFKLRSMIPCCLCHLNFTVAVPEEELIQVTVTAVAMTYDKEQTQEKTAEKPINKGSLEAEEQLQFPLELCADSSSSNIQTASKISGVGESTNMSPRAASVDYGSFADRCSTWLELLRLKAHTIRRGSVKTSRRTQSLAHSVSSLERCSPLQEGRSRSLRSSRSFGGSSVTVVKMTPLSFLPGTRIIKYLGIINMFFIRETTSLREEGGVSGFLHSFIAEVFAMVRAHVAALGGNAVVSYSMKECVFMENPNKNQAQCLINVSGDAVICISETDQESSASTANTGQTGGSETDGAT